From a single Cydia amplana chromosome 10, ilCydAmpl1.1, whole genome shotgun sequence genomic region:
- the LOC134651613 gene encoding uncharacterized protein LOC134651613, with protein MQSPLRDMEFTEPDNNDNVNEACLNNNSVDNAEQTTNVEPELDPNILSILGDDPQNQTIFGEKLHKDISTRWQHILINGLQKEVKSEIIKLYPVPENCSSLKAPKLNLEIKAALTEMNLKKDNFSENKQNQLSSGIAALGKALSIAFSSNLASQDLIKYLSDAGRLLCDYHYRESQSRRYSIINTLNKQTRDTIRDTKLDEYLFGSDLADHLKSSKAIEKSGLELKPVYTPRVQSKVDPAAQIQRGALNSRGASRTAASETRPYAAARRSPDIVPTTRDRRHESSTSRSSYYHRHRGRRR; from the exons ATGCAGTCGCCGTTGCGGGATATGGAATTTACCGAACCAG ATAATAATGACAACGTGAATGAAGCTTGTTTAAATAACAATAGTGTAGATAACGCTGAACAGACTACGAACGTGGAACCCGAGTTGGACCCTAATATTTTAAGCATCTTAGGAGATGACCCCCAGAACCAGACTATTTTCGGTGAAAAATTGCACAAGGATATTTCAACTAGATGGCAACATATTTTGATAAACGGGTTACAAAAGGAAGTGAAAtccgaaataataaaattatatccagtTCCTGAAAACTGCAGTAGCTTGAAGGCGCCGAAACTTAATTTAGAAATAAAGGCGGCCCTTACCGAAATGAACTTGAAAAAAGATAACTTTAgcgaaaataaacaaaatcagTTATCCAGCGGCATTGCAGCTCTAGGAAAAGCATTAAGCATCGCATTTAGTAGCAACCTAGCTTCTCAAGACCTAATAAAATACCTGAGCGACGCGGGACGCTTGTTGTGCGATTACCACTACAGAGAATCTCAATCGCGTCGATACTCTATTATAAATACTTTAAACAAACAGACACGCGATACTATTAGAGATACTAAACTGGACGAATATCTCTTTGGGTCTGATCTGGCCGATCATTTGAAGTCGTCCAAGGCAATTGAGAAATCGGGATTAGAATTAAAGCCCGTTTACACGCCGCGGGTGCAATCAAAAGTAGATCCGGCCGCTCAAATTCAACGAGGGGCTTTAAACTCACGGGGGGCGTCGCGGACAGCAGCCTCCGAGACGCGCCCGTACGCTGCTGCCCGGAGATCGCCAGACATCGTTCCGACGACCAGGGATCGCCGTCACGAATCGTCTACGAGCCGCTCGAGCTACTATCATCGTCATCGAGGGAGGAGACGCTGA